A window of the Fibrobacter sp. UWP2 genome harbors these coding sequences:
- the carB gene encoding carbamoyl-phosphate synthase large subunit, which translates to MKIEGIDKVLIIGSGPIVIGQACEFDYSGTQACKALREQGYKIVLVNSNPATIMTDPVMADATYIEPLNVARLTQIIEKERPQALLPNLGGQTGLNLASALSKAGVLDKYGVKVIGVNLDAIERGEDREIFKETMQKLGIDTPRSGICHSVEEAEKIVAEIGYPVVVRPAYTMGGAGGGFCYNVEELRTICSNGLELSMTHQCLIEESILGWEELEVEVVRDSKNQMIAICFIENIDPVGVHTGDSFCAAPFLTIDKKLEEELKEKAFKIVESIGVIGGTNVQFAHDPKTGRVVIIEINPRTSRSSALASKATGFPIALISAKLAAGLTLDQIPYWRDGSLEKYTPSGDYVVLKFARWAFEKFRGVDDCLGTQMKAVGEVMAIGKTYKETLQKAIRGLENGRSGLGFAKDFNKKSKEELLEMLKTPSSERHFQMYEAIRKGATDEEIFAATYEKAYFVQQMRELVELEEEMLKTPGRLPADELLIKAKKDGFSDKYIAKILGIREKDVRKKRTELGVVEGWCAVPVSGVKDQYYYYSTYNCKDESTASNNPKKIMILGGGPNRIGQGIEFDYCCCHAAMALREMGYETIMVNCNPETVSTDYDTSDKLYFEPVSLEDVLQIYHKEKPAGVIVQFGGQTPLNIARALSDEGVKILGTSIDSIDIAEDRDLFRKMMDQLGIPMPESGMATNIDEALACVKQIGGYPVMIRPSFVLGGRGMEVIYDESMLREYVAKAVGVTPDRPLLIDRFLHNALECEADALSDGEHVYIPSVMEHVELAGVHSGDSACIIPPVTITKENLTTIKDYTRKIAEALHVCGLMNMQYAIEDGKVFVLEANPRASRTVPLVSKVCNTQMARLATRLMLGAKLEDLKLKDKKFNHHGAKEAVFPFDKFPKVDPVLGPEMRSTGEVLGLSDDYALAYYKSQEAAGSFLPNEGAVLISLSDKVNLSEQAIEIGKEFQKLGFKIYATEGTAKFYEAAGVKCEVVNKIAEGRPNVLDIILNKQVNLIINTPWAKRDAIKDESAIRKAAIKYKVPYITTLAGAYNTVKGIAAARNGHGAVKSLQEYHASIEEI; encoded by the coding sequence ATGAAGATTGAAGGCATCGACAAAGTCCTTATCATCGGTTCTGGCCCGATCGTGATCGGTCAGGCTTGCGAATTCGACTATTCCGGCACCCAGGCTTGCAAGGCCCTGCGCGAACAGGGTTACAAGATTGTGCTCGTGAACTCCAACCCGGCTACCATCATGACCGACCCGGTCATGGCCGATGCCACTTACATCGAACCGCTGAACGTCGCCCGCCTCACCCAGATTATCGAAAAGGAACGCCCGCAGGCACTCCTCCCGAACTTGGGCGGTCAGACCGGCTTGAACCTCGCCTCTGCTCTGAGCAAGGCTGGCGTGCTGGACAAGTACGGCGTGAAGGTCATCGGTGTGAACCTCGACGCTATCGAACGCGGCGAAGACCGTGAAATCTTCAAGGAAACCATGCAGAAGCTCGGTATCGACACCCCGCGCTCCGGCATTTGCCACTCTGTGGAAGAAGCCGAAAAGATTGTTGCTGAAATCGGTTACCCGGTGGTCGTTCGCCCGGCATACACCATGGGTGGTGCAGGCGGCGGCTTCTGCTACAACGTGGAAGAACTCCGCACCATTTGCTCTAACGGTCTTGAACTCTCCATGACGCACCAGTGCCTCATCGAAGAATCCATCCTCGGTTGGGAAGAGCTGGAAGTCGAAGTCGTGCGCGATTCCAAGAACCAGATGATCGCCATCTGCTTCATCGAAAACATCGACCCGGTGGGCGTGCATACCGGTGACTCCTTCTGCGCAGCCCCGTTCCTCACCATCGACAAGAAGCTCGAAGAAGAACTGAAGGAAAAGGCCTTCAAGATTGTGGAATCCATCGGCGTGATTGGCGGTACCAACGTGCAGTTCGCTCACGACCCGAAGACCGGCCGCGTGGTGATTATCGAAATCAACCCGCGTACCAGCCGCTCTTCCGCTCTCGCTTCCAAGGCTACCGGCTTCCCGATCGCCCTCATTTCTGCAAAGCTCGCTGCAGGCCTCACCCTCGACCAGATTCCGTACTGGCGCGACGGAAGCCTCGAAAAGTACACCCCGAGCGGTGACTACGTGGTGCTCAAGTTCGCACGCTGGGCATTCGAAAAGTTCCGCGGCGTCGATGACTGCCTCGGCACCCAGATGAAGGCCGTGGGCGAAGTCATGGCTATCGGCAAGACCTACAAGGAAACCCTCCAGAAGGCTATCCGCGGCCTCGAAAACGGTCGCTCCGGCCTCGGCTTTGCGAAGGACTTCAACAAGAAGAGCAAGGAAGAACTCCTCGAAATGCTCAAGACTCCGAGCTCCGAACGCCACTTCCAGATGTACGAAGCTATCCGCAAGGGCGCAACCGACGAAGAGATCTTCGCTGCCACCTACGAAAAGGCTTACTTCGTGCAGCAGATGCGCGAACTCGTGGAACTCGAAGAAGAAATGCTCAAGACTCCGGGCCGTCTCCCGGCCGACGAACTCCTCATCAAGGCCAAGAAGGACGGCTTCAGCGACAAGTACATCGCAAAGATTCTCGGCATCCGCGAGAAGGACGTGCGCAAGAAGCGTACCGAACTCGGCGTGGTCGAAGGCTGGTGCGCAGTGCCGGTGAGCGGCGTGAAGGACCAGTACTACTACTACAGCACCTACAACTGCAAGGACGAATCTACCGCTTCCAACAACCCGAAGAAGATCATGATTCTCGGCGGTGGCCCGAACAGAATCGGTCAGGGTATCGAATTCGACTACTGCTGCTGCCACGCTGCAATGGCTCTCCGCGAAATGGGTTACGAAACCATCATGGTGAACTGCAACCCCGAAACGGTCTCTACCGACTACGATACTTCCGACAAGCTCTACTTCGAACCGGTTTCTTTGGAAGACGTTCTGCAGATTTATCATAAGGAAAAGCCGGCTGGCGTGATCGTGCAGTTCGGTGGCCAGACTCCGCTGAACATCGCCCGCGCACTCTCCGACGAAGGCGTCAAGATTCTCGGTACGAGCATCGACTCCATCGATATCGCTGAAGACCGCGACCTGTTCCGCAAGATGATGGACCAGCTCGGCATCCCGATGCCGGAAAGCGGCATGGCCACGAACATCGACGAAGCCCTCGCTTGCGTCAAGCAGATCGGTGGCTACCCGGTGATGATCCGCCCGAGCTTCGTGCTTGGCGGCCGCGGCATGGAAGTCATCTACGACGAAAGCATGCTCCGCGAATACGTGGCGAAGGCCGTGGGCGTGACCCCGGATCGTCCGCTCCTCATCGACCGCTTCCTCCACAACGCTTTGGAATGCGAAGCCGACGCCCTCTCTGACGGCGAACACGTTTACATCCCGTCTGTGATGGAACACGTGGAACTTGCCGGTGTCCACTCCGGTGACTCCGCCTGCATCATCCCGCCGGTGACCATCACCAAGGAAAACTTGACAACCATCAAGGATTACACCAGGAAGATTGCCGAAGCCCTCCATGTTTGCGGCCTCATGAACATGCAGTACGCTATCGAAGACGGCAAGGTGTTCGTCCTCGAAGCCAACCCGCGCGCAAGCCGCACGGTGCCTCTGGTCTCCAAGGTTTGTAACACGCAGATGGCCCGCCTCGCTACCCGCCTCATGCTCGGTGCCAAGCTCGAAGACTTGAAGCTCAAGGACAAGAAGTTCAACCACCACGGTGCTAAGGAAGCTGTGTTCCCGTTCGACAAGTTCCCGAAGGTGGACCCGGTTCTCGGCCCCGAAATGCGCTCTACCGGCGAAGTGCTCGGCCTCTCCGACGACTACGCCCTCGCTTACTACAAGAGCCAGGAAGCCGCAGGTTCCTTCCTCCCGAACGAAGGTGCCGTGTTGATTAGCCTCTCCGACAAGGTTAACTTGTCTGAACAGGCCATCGAAATCGGCAAGGAATTCCAGAAGCTCGGCTTCAAGATTTACGCTACCGAAGGTACCGCCAAGTTCTACGAAGCCGCCGGTGTCAAGTGCGAAGTGGTGAACAAGATTGCTGAAGGCCGTCCGAACGTCCTCGACATCATCCTGAACAAGCAGGTGAACCTCATCATCAACACGCCGTGGGCAAAGCGCGACGCCATCAAGGACGAAAGCGCCATCCGCAAGGCCGCCATCAAGTACAAGGTTCCTTACATCACGACCCTCGCCGGTGCCTACAACACCGTGAAGGGCATCGCCGCTGCAAGGAACGGCCACGGTGCCGTTAAATCTCTGCAAGAATACCATGCAAGCATTGAAGAGATTTAA
- a CDS encoding SLC13 family permease → MTKAKFIKFIIASILAIVALYLPYESMGFDAASPMGILNPLEIRVIGVFVMAALFWILQPFPIWSTSMLVIVLMIITMSDSALTPFRVDGVTMISHKSIMATFANPIIMLFLGGFFLAAAATKYKMDLNLARVLLKPFGKNPKFVLLGLMLITAVFSMFMSNTATAAMMLAILAPVLKLFDEDDRGKAAFALAIPLGANIGGMGTPIGTPPNAIALGALNDAVARGDLNAAPVSFGQWMAFGIPYVIILMVVAWILLLKIYPIKMKQMVLNIEGAGKFDTSPKAIIVYITFALCVLLWVTGKGVHGINDNAIAMIPMAVFALTGVITKKDLNAMSWDVLWLVAGGFALGVGLNATGLAAHLIKTIPFASWSPFALMVGCGVICLFMANFMSHTSTATLLVPILCAVGIACQNNLTGLGGVTALLVSVAFASSLGMSLPISTPPNALAHATGYTDTRGMAITGVVMGILGLVLSWVMMIVLAKLNFFGS, encoded by the coding sequence ATGACAAAGGCTAAATTCATCAAATTCATTATTGCGTCGATCCTCGCGATTGTCGCCCTCTACTTGCCCTACGAATCCATGGGATTCGATGCCGCAAGCCCCATGGGAATCCTCAACCCGCTCGAAATTCGCGTCATTGGCGTTTTCGTGATGGCAGCCCTTTTCTGGATTCTTCAACCGTTCCCGATCTGGTCCACCTCCATGCTGGTGATTGTGCTTATGATTATCACCATGTCGGACTCCGCTTTGACGCCCTTCCGCGTCGACGGTGTGACCATGATTAGCCACAAGTCCATTATGGCGACGTTTGCGAACCCCATCATCATGCTCTTCTTGGGCGGGTTCTTCCTCGCTGCCGCTGCGACCAAGTACAAAATGGACTTGAACCTCGCTCGCGTGCTCTTGAAGCCCTTCGGCAAGAACCCGAAGTTCGTGCTGCTCGGCCTTATGCTCATTACCGCCGTGTTCTCGATGTTCATGAGCAACACAGCTACCGCCGCCATGATGCTCGCCATTTTGGCTCCTGTGCTCAAGCTCTTTGACGAAGATGACCGCGGTAAAGCGGCCTTTGCCCTTGCCATTCCCCTTGGCGCCAACATCGGTGGTATGGGTACCCCGATCGGTACGCCTCCTAACGCTATCGCCCTCGGTGCCTTGAACGATGCCGTTGCCCGTGGCGACTTGAACGCCGCCCCCGTGTCCTTTGGCCAGTGGATGGCTTTTGGTATCCCCTACGTGATTATCCTTATGGTGGTGGCCTGGATTTTGCTCCTCAAGATTTACCCCATCAAGATGAAGCAAATGGTTTTGAACATTGAAGGAGCCGGCAAGTTTGACACGAGCCCGAAAGCGATCATTGTCTACATTACCTTTGCTCTGTGCGTGCTCCTTTGGGTGACGGGTAAGGGAGTGCATGGCATTAACGACAACGCCATTGCCATGATTCCGATGGCTGTATTTGCCCTCACGGGTGTGATTACCAAGAAGGATTTGAACGCCATGAGCTGGGACGTGCTTTGGCTCGTCGCCGGCGGCTTTGCCCTGGGTGTTGGCCTTAACGCCACGGGTCTTGCGGCTCACCTTATCAAGACAATCCCGTTTGCAAGCTGGTCTCCGTTCGCCCTCATGGTCGGCTGCGGCGTCATCTGCCTCTTTATGGCGAACTTCATGAGCCACACTTCTACGGCGACTCTCCTTGTGCCGATCCTTTGCGCTGTGGGCATTGCTTGCCAGAACAACCTCACGGGGCTTGGCGGCGTCACCGCTCTCCTCGTCTCTGTCGCCTTCGCAAGCTCTCTCGGCATGAGCCTCCCGATTTCGACGCCTCCCAACGCTCTTGCCCACGCCACCGGTTACACCGACACGCGTGGTATGGCCATTACGGGTGTGGTGATGGGCATTCTTGGCTTGGTGCTTTCCTGGGTCATGATGATCGTGCTCGCCAAGCTCAACTTCTTTGGTTCGTAA